A genomic segment from Gopherus evgoodei ecotype Sinaloan lineage unplaced genomic scaffold, rGopEvg1_v1.p scaffold_55_arrow_ctg1, whole genome shotgun sequence encodes:
- the LOC115643264 gene encoding olfactory receptor 4D1-like — protein MKKKNFTTPVTEFVLLGLTQRPELQSFLYVTFFIVYINTWLGNFIIITTVISDYQLHTSMYILLPILAFLDISKSSVSTPKLLSDLLSQHKTISFNECILQMFFFHFFAGFCLVGMVVDRYVAIYKPLQYLTIVNRGICMRIVALAWLVGLFHSAIRTGLLLQLPFCGPNILDNFYCDVPQVIKLACTNTHLAEMQMNFNSGLVIIILFIILLISYTIILIKIRTHVTEGKHKALSTCGTQITVMCLQFIPSIVIYALPIKQFALHKVVSVIYFVITPMLNPMVYTLRNAEMKKAIRRLLNRMLFSRWERQT, from the coding sequence ATGAAGAAGAAGAACTTCACCACCCCAGTGACAGAATTTGTCCTCTTGGGCCTCACTCAGAGACCTGAGCTGCAGTCATTCCTTTATGTGACTTTCTTCATAGTCTACATAAACACCTGGCTGGGAAACTTCATTATTATCACCACTGTGATCTCTGACTATCAGCTCCACACCTCCATGTATATCCTGCTGCCCATCTTGGCTTTCCTAGATATCAGCAAATCATCAGTCAGTACTCCAAAATTACTCTCAGATCTCCTCTCACAGCATAAAACCATCTCATTCAATGAATGCATCCTTCAGATGTTTTTCTTCCACTTCTTTGCTGGGTTTTGCCTTGTGGGGATGGTGGTCGATCGGTATGTGGCCATTTATAAACCACTGCAATACTTGACTATCGTGAACCGGGGTATATGCATGAGGATAGTGGCACTGGCATGGCTGGTTGGATTGTTTCACTCTGCTATTCGGACTGGACTGCTCCTCCAGTTACCGTTCTGTGGTCCAAACATCCTGGACAATTTCTACTGTGATGTCCCACAAGTCATCAAACTGGCCTGCACCAACACTCACTTGGCTGAAATGCAGATGAATTTCAACAGTGGGTTAGTGATCATAATATTATTCATCATTCTGCTTATTTCTTACACCATCATCTTAATCAAGATCAGGACACATGTCACGGAAGGGAAGCACAAGGCTTTGTCCACCTGTGGAACCCAGATCACTGTGATGTGTTTGCAATTCATACCCAGCATCGTTATCTATGCTTTGCCCATCAAGCAGTTCGCCCTGCATAAGGTGGTCTCAGTCATTTACTTTGTAATCACCCCAATGCTGAACCCAATGGTCTACACCCTGAGAAATGCTGAGATGAAGAAGGCCATCAGGAGACTATTGAACAGAATGCTGTTCTCACGGTGGGAAAGACAGACATAG